From Zea mays cultivar B73 chromosome 3, Zm-B73-REFERENCE-NAM-5.0, whole genome shotgun sequence:
CAGATACCATTGAATATAGCCCCGTGCACTCATAGCACATCTGAGGTTCCCTTTCTTGAACTTAGCTCACCTACTGTTCATAGTTCTGCGCCTTGCTGCATGTTTTGGTGAGTAGGTCGATTACTTCCAGCTGCAAGATTGCAGCAAACAAAGAAAGGCATTACAGTATGTACAGAGTACAGAGCAGTACAACACAGAAGAATGTTGGTGACAGATAGTGAAAATATGGTTATTACCTGCATGTTGGGGTCTTTAAGCATGATAAGAATTTCAACAACAACATGGTGGCACAAACCACAAGTACCCTCCCGGGTGGGTAGGCTAATCTTCATCCCCTTCTTGCAGAGATGCATCGACTCGCAGAACTTCTCAGGGGTAACCATGGAGACCTCCAAGAAGAAAAGGGGTACGTAGTAGTCAACCAGCGTGATGCACTGCAGCAGGGTGAATCATCAACACAACATTTAACACAGCTGAAAACGTGGTACCAATGGAAGGATCACAAGTTACCTATACCTGCTGTTTGAGAGGGGCAAGGCTGGCACATTCATGGTGTAGAATGCTAAGAATCTCAGTCTGGGTCTCGTTTTGTGTGAGATAGAGGAGCGCCTCGGATGAGTACTGCTCGCATAACTGACACAACTTTCCACTGGTTGCAGCTAGACCAGACGATCCCTTGGTTGCATCAGGCAAGCTGCCCTGAGCTGAATTGAAGACAGAAGAAAGGATTGGCCAGAAATGCAAAACTTCAGAAAAACTTGAGTTCCTGTGAGGAATAGCAGCTAAGCTGAAGCTACGCCCTCTACATTGAGTAGAACTGATGGCTTAGACGTAATTGCTTTCTTTAACATGTCACCGGACTAAATGAAGATACGAACTTGTCAAACAAAGAAGGAATTTAGATAAACTAATTGAAACTATCACGAGATCTCCATCGAAAAGAAACTATCACTAGACCTGATAATTCACTGCTATGGATCAACATTCAACAAAGAATAAAGAGAGTAAGGAGCAAAAATCAGTAGATTGAAAGCTTACCAAAGATATTAAAATCTCTGCTCTCCGCAACCTCAATTGACGAGGCGGCTATGGCCAGTGCAAGCACAAACGCCAGCCTCGCTACCGAGCACATCGTACCTGCTTACCACTACCAGTTGGTCAGTTGACAGGAACAAAACTACTGCTTGAAGAAAACTATCGCAGTGAAATCAGCTGTGGCTGATGGACGCAGAAAAGCTGGCTTGCTCAAAGCTTCTCCATAAAGCCAAAAGGTAAccaaaaaaaaaagagaaaggaaatgTATCCTAGGGCCCTCTCTCTACGTCATGTAACGGATCAGTAGAAGTTTCAGATTCATTCAGCCCGACGTAACTGAAGAATTCAGTTCGCTTCAAGATGTAGCCATCAGATTCACGTATTTGGAGTCAAGCCAAGATAGTACCAATTGGTCCGCATCCACATTCCAGGCAACAGATTCACGAGATTCAGCTCGCTCCACGCCAGCAGAGCTGCTACTATTCTGGCACCACTCCAAATACGCCTTTGCAGCAGATTAGCAAAGCATTTTACGCTCGCTTTTGCGCTTTATTTTGCCCCTCGTTTCCTTTCCAGGTAGCTTCCGGTTCCGAAGAATCGGAGGTCCTTGGATTCAGGGACAAGGGGTCGAACTGGGCAGCAAATCAAGAACCGAGGGGAGACGGTAGTACAGAGAGCCCAGGAGAAGCTAACATATGAATGGGGAATTAAAGACGCAGCTCACCTGGTTGACTCCGCCGCCCCTGTTCTCGGAATTGGAATGGGGGAGAGGAAGGCCGGTAGCTGCAGCTTGGAGTCTTCCGGGAGCACTTTGTTTTCTTAAAGCTTCAGGTTACATTAGGAGGATGCATGAGCATGTAGAACAGTGGGTGTGGCCGTGTGGGTGGGAACCTGGAAGATTTTTGCTTCTTTGGTGGCCAGGAGGTGCTAGAAAGGCATAATCTTTTCTTACAAGGTAAGGTTGAACTGATGGTTGCAGCAAAAATGAAGAAAAAGGAGAGGTGGAAAAGATAGCAGTGCTGGAAAATATATAGCGAATTTTAAAATTAgttttaagggctagtttgggaatctTTTTTCACGGGATTTTAATTTCCTAAGATACATTAGTTTATTTTTACTTGAAAAAATAGGAATTCTTTGGAAAAATGGAGTTTTCAAACTAACCCTAAGTTTAATAAACTTGAACATcagttgctcttctttttcttcgATTCATTATTTGAGTGTTGGAGTTGATGCAAGGCAGAGTCCATTAATACAGGAACAGGACTGTAAGTGCAATCAGTGCATGTCACGTTGCAGTGGGAAGGTCTTGACTTTTCATAATCCCTATTTTTTTTCTGAACACGCCATTTTTTAGTGTTTTTTGTGTTCGATTTAAAGCAGAGAGTGGCAACTTGCCAACAAGGAATATTCCAACGGTGTAGAGGTTGGCATCATTTGCAGATTGGCAGCCCCAGTCTACCGATACTGACAGAGTGACAGGGCACCAGAACAGTGGGCACTAAAATTAAGCTATAGGATTCAAGTTTTGTTTTAAAATAATTATCATTCTTATTTTTAAtatattttctttttcttttggttTATTTTTTCCTTTTTAATGTGTCTCTATCTCTATTTCTCTTTGTCTCTTTTTTCCCTGTACATCTCAtatttttgcttcttctgattTCTCATATCTAGAGCCACTATTTTTGAACATAGGGAGTACTCCTTCATATCATTTTTAATAACATTTTTATCAACGTTTACACCACATGATGGACGTAATCCATTTTTTTATCTAGAGGTTTATTATGTGAGCCACGACACCAAGGTAGCACACCGGAGTTCATGTGGCTCGGCTGGAGCTATGTTAGTGTCACACTCACACCAATGGCCACATAACGCTAGGTCAGGAGGCCCAACATCATGGCCTACAACATCGAGTCGTGTTAACTTAGTGTTCTACAACACCGACCTTCTATGTCCAAAGCCAAGATTTTGACACAAATGGTACAACCGTtgattttttttataaaaaaggtTAAATTAAAAATCATGAAAAATGCAATTCTACCACAACCTTATGTTTAACTTGTCCTAGAAAGAATGCAAGTTTCTAGCATAACATCATGTTTCACTATCTTAATCTTGACCAATTATAGACAAAAAAAGCTATCAATATTTATGATATTAAATAAATATCATTAGAACAATTGCAGAAATATGGTTTTATGGTAAGCCAATTTGAAGCCATAAGTGTGAATACTATTCACTAGAAACTTGATCAAAGTGAATCATTTTAACTCGCAGACGGTTCGTAGTTACATTCTTTCCAGGACAGATAAAGTATATAAAAACAACATTAAGTTCTGAATAAATATAAAATAAAGGTATCAATGGATGAGTATTCCCATAAGGCCATAAATGAAAAGGACAACGCAAATTATCCATAAGTAAAATATAAAAAAGGGTGAGCCGTAAATATGTACCACCGCCGATAGCAGTGTTCGAACCTTTTCAGGACAGACGAAGTATATACGAACAATATTAAGTTAtgaataaataaaaaaaataaaaggcATCATTAGATGAGTAGACAGCAGGGCTCGAAAAGAACGAGTAGACAGCAGGGCTCGAAAAGAACAACACAGATTGACAAAAAAATTACTCAATCGTCGACAGCAGGGTTCGAACCTGCGCGGGCGTAGCCCAACAGATTTCAAGTCTGTCTCCTTAACCACTCGGACATATCGACGCTTGATGCCTATTAAATGATATCACTGTatatagggtctgtttggttgggctgtggctgtggaaaaagttgatgtgggctgtgagctgtggaaaaagctgctgtaggctgtgtgctgttaaaaagctaaaaatcatttggtggaaaccactaaaagtcgttaaaagttcttcgatatatgttttcacagttccatccaaaagccactaaaagcaggtccaggggtgctttcagttttgcactacgagaaagtcggcttttagaaaaagctgcttcctagaatccagccctttggttggcttttggcttttagggggcaaaagccaaagccaaaagccaaaccaaacacacccataATCTGTCGTAATTTGCTGGTCCATTTGAGTTTGCTGGTTCATGGGCCTCGCCACTTAATCCTCCAGCGGACCCAGACAGATGTCTGTAGTAGCATAGCCTAAAGAGAGCCCACAAAGCCCATCCTCGTGGCCTCCTAGACAGTAAAAAACAGGAACCGTTTGGTTCAGACTTCAGACTCTTATAGTATGTTTGTTTTGCCGGATGAATGAATTCGGAACGGTTTGAACCTGGCGTCGATGTCAGGTTTGCATAACAGTTCAAGCTCGCACATACCAATCAGTTCTCTGTACCGCCAATTGCAAGTTAACTAGTAGAATGAACTTGTTATTTAGTTTTAAATTGCTCTGGCCTGTTCAAGTAGTATAGGAGTCGTTCCTTCATCTATTAAAACTTTGAATAAAAGGAAAAAAATGAATATACGAATAGCGTGTATATTATGTGCTTTAGGTTTGTTTAGAGCGTTTCTTGTTGGAACCTGACGTCTTTTGAATGTGCTCGCAACATTTTGCTTCTTGGTTGGTGCCACATACACTTTACCAGAAAAATGTTTGGTTCGCTACTTAATTTACCATACTTTATTTAATATTGTTCTGTCTAAAGTTAGTTCTTTAATTTAGACGACTaatattaaataaaatataatacaGTTAGCCACGAAAAGGCCTAAATATAGCTGCGGCCACCGGGGACCACTAGAGAGGAGGAGCCGTGTAATGTAGGAGGTGTGCGCATGTCGAATGTCGTGCTTGCTATACAGCCTACGGGCGAGGGGGGGCCGGCTGGGGGTGGACTCATAGAGTTAAAAGTTGGGCCGTGTCGTCCGATTCGGTCGGATCGTTCTTTAGGCTAATGTTTTTTAGGCCAGCACAACACGAAATAATTTTGGGTTGGATCGTGTCATGTCTATATACTAAAAGCTAGGTTCAACTTGGCTCGAAGCACGACGGACCGATGGTCGTGTCGTGACGACCCAAGCACagtagaatatatatatatatatatatatatatatatatatatatatatatatatatatatatatatatatatatatatatatatatatatatatatatatatatatatatatatatatactagttagttgcccgtgcgttgctacggtatCTATATATCATACAGGTACATCTTGCTTAAATAAAATATTCAGTGAAATAATCTGTTTTTGTTCTTAGAACAATATTCTGTTCAATTTAATCAATAATTCATAATCGTTCTTCTTCTGTCATAGATAATGCCCAAATTAGCAAAAACAGACAACAGTGGTGAGGACAGACAAACAGATCCAATTGACACAAAACCAGGCAAGTATCAGAAGTGGAGGGAGCTCAATGTAATTCTAGCAGCACTCAATAAAGAATGTCTGAGTTCAAAATGTGCACATCATATATACACGACCACACCACTACATTTTACTGCTGCTTACTGAACTTTAAATGCCACAGTTCCCAATACCTCACCCTTCCCGGCTTACTTCAACTTCCACCTCTTAGCTATCAACATGATTTCACGCAATGTGAATTCTCTTCCCGCTACACTACTGTATAAGCACAATAAGAAATGAAGTCTGCTATAATGAGATCACCAGAATACCACAGATCATGTCAATCCAACGGTGGTGGCTTCAAGACCTAAAATATTATTTTATAGGAACAACTGCTCTAGAAATTCTGTTCAAAAAACTCTGAATTGTGGCATATCCCCTTTCCAAATTCAAGCTCAAACTGTGTATTCTTGAAGGGTTGAGCATGCTTGTTTTTTACAATCTTCATCTGACTACCTATTGTCTGCAAATGGAAGGAATCATCATTCAAAAGCTACATAAAGTGCATATTGTTTCAGGGAACATCGAATCTCACTACTACAAAGCCCATATGGCATATGTAGAGTCAGTTATTTTAAATTCACTAATCATTTACGGTTGTCGAGTGACAACACATGTAGATGCCTATTACATGTGTCTAGTACTGGCTCAGTTAAATAGGTCTCATGCAGACATATATATCTCTGTTAAATCAAAGTTACACTATGAAATCGGATAGTACCACTGTACCACCAAACTAAGAATTAGCAGAGATAGTCATTACACTCATGGCAGTAGACAACTAAAGAGCTGGTTCACTCACTACCTTATATGTTTAATACAATACTTCTATTATGAAACTAAGCGTCAAATGTTC
This genomic window contains:
- the LOC100282421 gene encoding uncharacterized LOC100282421 precursor; the encoded protein is MCSVARLAFVLALAIAASSIEVAESRDFNIFAQGSLPDATKGSSGLAATSGKLCQLCEQYSSEALLYLTQNETQTEILSILHHECASLAPLKQQCITLVDYYVPLFFLEVSMVTPEKFCESMHLCKKGMKISLPTREGTCGLCHHVVVEILIMLKDPNMQLEVIDLLTKTCSKAQNYEQ
- the LOC100282421 gene encoding uncharacterized isoform X2, with translation MCSVARLAFVLALAIAASSIEVAESRDFNIFAQGSLPDATKGSSGLAATSGKLCQLCEQYSSEALLYLTQNETQTEILSILHHECASLAPLKQQCITLVDYYVPLFFLEVSMVTPEKFCESMHLCKKGMKISLPTREGTCGLCHHVVVEILIMLKDPNMQLEVIDLLTKTCSKAQNYEHASGWSSSIFHLFW
- the LOC100282421 gene encoding uncharacterized isoform X1, which codes for MCSVARLAFVLALAIAASSIEVAESRDFNIFAQGSLPDATKGSSGLAATSGKLCQLCEQYSSEALLYLTQNETQTEILSILHHECASLAPLKQQCITLVDYYVPLFFLEVSMVTPEKFCESMHLCKKGMKISLPTREGTCGLCHHVVVEILIMLKDPNMQVITIFSLSVTNILLCCTALYSVHTVMPFFVCCNLAAGSNRPTHQNMQQGAEL